One window from the genome of Glycine soja cultivar W05 chromosome 12, ASM419377v2, whole genome shotgun sequence encodes:
- the LOC114379533 gene encoding uncharacterized protein LOC114379533 — MASALGSRVESVRNSPLVRFSINFIRSFGSSSSSSAVSSAQNPKKSKRRKKNLLDVAEFLSNWGIGYHMAKTHWNEVSDEITKINLYKDGRHGDCF, encoded by the exons ATGGCAAGTGCTTTGGGTAGCAGAGTTGAATCTGTTCGAAACTCTCCCTTGGTAAGATTTTCGATCAACTTTATCAGATCCTTtggctcttcttcttcttcatctgcCGTTTCTTCTGCTCAGAACCCTAAGAAATCAAAGCGAAGAAAGAAGAACTTATTGGATGTGGCTGAGTTCTTATCTAACTGGGGAATCGGCTACCACATGGCCAAGACTCACTGGAACGAAGTTTCTGACGAAATCACTAAAATCAATCTTTACAAG gATGGAAGACATGGGGATTGCTTTTAA
- the LOC114379837 gene encoding fructose-bisphosphate aldolase 1, chloroplastic-like — MASASASLLKSSLVLDKSEWVKGQTLRQPSASVVRCNPTTPSGLTIRAGSYADELVKTAKTVASPGRGILAMDESNATCGKRLASIGLENTEANRQAYRTLLVTVPGLGQYISGAILFEETLYQSTTDGRKIVDVLLEQNIVPGIKVDKGLVPLAGSNDESWCQGLDGLASRSAAYYEQGARFAKWRTVVSIPNGPSALAVKEAAWGLARYAAIAQDNGLVPIVEPEILLDGEHGIDRTFEVAQKVWAEVFFYLAENNVLFEGILLKPSMVTPGAESKDKASPQTVADYTLKLLHRRIPPAVPGIMFLSGGQSEVEATLNLNAMNQSPNPWHVSFSYARALQNTALKTWGGRPENVKAAQDALAFRAKSNSLAQLGKYTGEGESEEAKKELFVKSYSY; from the exons ATGGCCTCTGCATCAGCATCTCTGCTCAAGTCTTCACTTGTTCTTGACAAGTCTGAGTGGGTGAAGGGACAAACCCTTCGCCAACCTTCTGCATCAGTTGTGAGATGCAACCCCACCACCCCATCAGGCCTCACCATCAGAGCTGGTTCCTATGCTGATGAGCTCGTTAAGACCGCG AAAACAGTGGCTTCACCAGGGAGGGGTATTTTGGCCATGGATGAGTCCAATGCTACCTGTGGGAAGCGTTTGGCTTCAATTGGGCTAGAGAACACTGAAGCTAACCGCCAGGCATACCGTACCCTCCTCGTGACAGTTCCAGGCCTTGGTCAGTACATCTCTGGTGCCATTCTCTTTGAGGAAACACTCTACCAATCCACAACTGATGGCAGGAAGATTGTTGACGTGCTGCTTGAGCAAAACATTGTTCCTGGTATTAAAGTCGACAAG GGTTTGGTGCCCCTTGCAGGTTCCAACGACGAGTCATGGTGCCAAGGTTTGGATGGTCTAGCCTCTCGCTCAGCTGCATACTACGAGCAAGGTGCCCGTTTCGCCAAATG GCGTACTGTTGTGAGCATCCCCAACGGTCCCTCTGCTCTGGCAGTTAAGGAAGCAGCCTGGGGTCTGGCTCGCTATGCTGCAATTGCTCAG GACAATGGGTTGGTCCCAATTGTGGAGCCAGAGATCTTGCTTGATGGGGAGCATGGTATTGATAGAACTTTTGAAGTAGCCCAAAAGGTCTGGGCAgaggttttcttctaccttGCTGAGAACAATGTCCTTTTTGAGGGTATTCTCCTTAAGCCTAGCATGGTTACACCTGGAGCCGAGTCCAAGGACAAGGCCAGTCCTCAGACAGTTGCTGATTACACCCTCAAGCTCCTTCACAGGAGAATTCCCCCTGCTGTCCCTGGAATTATG TTTTTGTCTGGTGGACAGTCTGAGGTTGAAGCTACCCTCAATTTGAATGCCATGAACCAATCTCCAAACCCGTGGCACGTGTCATTCTCGTATGCCAGAGCCCTCCAAAACACTGCCTTGAAGACATGGGGAGGCCGCCCAGAGAACGTGAAGGCAGCACAAGATGCACTCGCATTCCGTGCCAAGTCCAACTCACTCGCTCAGCTTGGGAAGTACACTGGTGAGGGTGAATCCGAGGAAGCCAAGAAGGAGTTGTTCGTCAAAAGCTACTCCTACTAA
- the LOC114380349 gene encoding pentatricopeptide repeat-containing protein At5g50280, chloroplastic-like, protein MALNLTPSSYFHPFISHQIHFHTLSKPFFLSHSKTSTSSLSKTLLCLCASPSNTSHPSPTPIFLPYLQQQEPENREKEGIETIVEEQQEQEHDPDDPIYKFFKTRTRFSSQDPGKEGKLSLQKNRRISWHLASDLVEEEPEKGLVEEKEETVFQKKKVLPLPLPEGIVGEIVQLARNLTQNLTLEEALAEYEGRVSEKDCWEVLKLLGEEQLLVCCLYFFQWMRSQEPSLVTPRACTVLFPLLGKARMGDKLMLLFTNLPSGREFRDVHVYNAAISGLLSSGRCEDAWKVYESMEADNVLPDHVTCSIMVIVMRKLGHSAKDAWQFFEKMNGKGVKWGEEVLGALIKSFCVEGLMSEALIILSELEKKWVSSNAIVYNTLMDAYCKSNRVEEAEGLFIEMKTKGIKHTEATFNILMYAYSRKMQPEIVEKLMAEMQDAGLKPNAKSYTCLISAYGKQKNMSDMAADAFLKMKKDGIKPTSHSYTALIHAYSVSGWHEKAYAAFENMQREGIKPSIETYTALLDAFRRAGDTQTLMKIWKLMRRYKVEGTRVTFNTLVDGFAKHGHYKEARDVISKFANVGLHPTVMTYNMLMNAYARGGQHSKLPELLEEMAAHNLKPDSVTYSTMIYAFLRVRDFSQAFFYHQEMVKSGQVIDFNSYQKLRAILDAKAAIKNRKDRRSLIGVVRNKMGVVKPKRKKDELWKYRKRHVKQK, encoded by the exons ATGGCTCTCAACCTCACACCTTCTTCCTACTTTCACCCTTTCATTTCACACCAAATTCACTTTCATACTCTTTCAAAACCTTTCTTTCTCTCACACTCCAAAACCTCAACCTCGTCACTCTCCAAAACCCTATTATGTCTTTGTGCATCACCATCCAACACCTCCCACCCTTCACCAACCCCCATTTTCCTCCCATATCTTCAACAACAAGAACCAGAAAATCGTGAAAAAGAGGGAATAGAAACAATAGTAGAAgaacaacaagaacaagaacatgaCCCAGATGATCCAatctacaaattcttcaaaaccCGCACTCGGTTTTCTTCCCAAGACCctggaaaagaaggaaaattatcccTTCAGAAGAACCGTCGCATCTCATGGCACCTTGCTTCTGACCTTGTTGAAGAAGAGCCTGAAAAGGGTTTGGttgaagagaaggaagaaacagTGTTTCAGAAGAAGAAGGTTTTGCCTTTGCCTTTGCCTGAGGGCATTGTGGGAGAGATCGTTCAGCTTGCAAGGAACTTGACACAAAATCTAACTCTGGAGGAGGCTTTGGCTGAGTATGAAGGAAGGGTTAGTGAGAAAGATTGTTGGGAGGTTTTGAAATTACTTGGGGAGGAGCAACTTCTGGTGTGTTGTTTGTATTTCTTTCAGTGGATGAGGTCGCAGGAACCTTCACTTGTTACACCTCGGGCTTGCACTGTGTTGTTTCCATTGTTGGGGAAAGCAAGGATGGGTGATAAGTTGATGCTTTTGTTCACAAATTTGCCATCCGGCAGGGAGTTCAGAGATGTTCATGTTTACAATGCCGCAATTTCAGGCCTTCTTTCTAGTGGCAG GTGTGAAGATGCTTGGAAGGTGTATGAGTCAATGGAAGCAGATAATGTTCTTCCAGATCATGTGACATGTTCTATTATGGTTATCGTTATGAGAAAACTTGGCCATAGTGCAAAGGATGCATGGcaattttttgagaaaatgaaTGGAAAAGGAGTCAAATGGGGTGAAGAAGTCCTAGGTGCACTAATAAAGTCATTTTGTGTTGAGGGTTTGATGAGTGAAGCTCTCATCATCCTATCTGAACTGGAGAAGAAATGGGTTTCTTCAAATGCAATTGTGTACAACACCCTGATGGATGCATATTGTAAATCCAATCGTGTAGAAGAAGCTGAAGGCCTCTTTATTGAGATGAAAACTAAAGGGATTAAGCACACTGAAGCTACGTTCAACATTCTAATGTATGCATACAGCAGAAAAATGCAACCTGAGATTGTAGAGAAGCTGATGGCTGAAATGCAGGATGCTGGCTTGAAGCCAAATGCCAAATCATATACTTGTCTAATCAGTGCATATGGGAAGCAGAAAAATATGAGTGACATGGCTGCAGATGCATTCTTGAAGATGAAGAAAGACGGTATTAAACCAACTTCACATTCTTATACAGCTCTGATCCATGCATATTCAGTTAGTGGCTGGCATGAGAAAGCTTATGCAGCATTTGAAAACATGCAAAGGGAAGGCATTAAACCTTCCATAGAAACCTACACTGCTTTACTAGATGCATTTAGACGTGCCGGTGACACCCAAACATTGATGAAAATATGGAAGTTGATGAGGAGGTACAAGGTTGAAGGAACACGTGTCACATTCAACACTCTTGTTGATGGTTTTGCTAAACATGGTCACTACAAGGAAGCAAGAGATGTAATATCTAAGTTTGCAAATGTTGGATTGCACCCAACAGTGATGACATACAATATGCTGATGAATGCATATGCACGAGGAGGGCAACACTCAAAGCTGCCAGAGTTGTTGGAAGAGATGGCAGCTCATAACTTGAAGCCAGATTCTGTAACTTATTCAACTATGATATATGCCTTTCTCCGTGTTCGAGATTTTAGCCAGGCATTTTTTTATCACCAGGAGATGGTCAAGAGTGGGCAGGTGATTGATTTCAATTCTTACCAGAAGCTTCGGGCGATTCTGGATGCTAAAGCTGCAATTAAAAACCGAAAGGATAGGAGATCCTTGATTGGTGTAGTTAGAAATAAGATGGGTGTTGTGAAACCGAAGAGAAAAAAGGATGAGTTATGGAAGTACAGGAAAAGACATGTTAAACAAAAGTAG